The Amaranthus tricolor cultivar Red isolate AtriRed21 chromosome 2, ASM2621246v1, whole genome shotgun sequence genome contains the following window.
TTTTTTccattttgtaatttctttcaaatattaaactttaaaatattattttgtttaaaatctttttgtaagtactaaaatattattttattattttatagtacgaaaagtaatattttattattatattgtaaaacattatgttttaactatcttccttaaactaacattactacttattattttaaccttataattttgatttaattattttatacataaaaatgagtcgtatttttattattaacattaagtatagtttaagaaaaattttctaaataaactacatattttcatgatcaaatttacccattattttaaagtatattcacttgtacctagaacaaaaatttgatgaaccaaaatcctttctctatagtaacccatgatgttcatcacttacacaagctatcagcATTTTCTTatacaagctaaccttcttctacactccaaactcttacacattcacttacacactctaaatcacttacacaagttaaccttcttctatactcctaacactctttttcatacaatctaatgaactacaaagtttcccaaacccattataaataccccatagccatgagatcacttacatcaccttcatcaaatctttctaacatactttcttatattttcacttcattaaaatcttactatattaatacctttattattagttgaagaaattcaagaacatggagcttagaacactctttatttaacttaaatcatcatcattattttgggagtttggattaattatctttggagcattattatctatcttggagggtcttatttcttattattttcctaattagtacttagtactaattcttggtgttagtatggtataacttcttaccctactctttttgtggaattttacattatatttactttatgaTATGCAAAGTATAAAATATGTTCATATGTTTTAGTgcaagttagtttaatgaaattatgatcaagattatattaagtatgtgtatgctaaaagtatttttagtatattagtttaataatctttgaacaagtttaggaagttgggtgcaaaattatattctagtgatattaagtatgatttatgttataaactagtgctagtatgtttatgagttatgtgttatattagaaatgttattatatttaagaatttgttttatgttagaatttttattaatatgtttatgttagccttcaaactagttcataaggtagtaagttattttatgaacgtaatttactaagtatgattatattaagaatattgttattatacttttttttgagatttaagtttatccttaaagttatagtaaatttctaaattattgcataaagtttttattttttttagtgattatgttaattatttaaatctaggatttactataataaattaaatgaagttgttttttaGTGAAAAAAGCCCCAAAATACTCGTAGGCCATTggaccattatcatattaaaaagaaaaagagcttgatttacttttttatattattataagctattttgtgataatattaaaatacaatcttaaaagttatttttgagaaagctttataagttattaaatattgaagtgattttcttgaatatatgagatttcataattaaaaaataacttttgtgacatttaattactatttagtacaaaatattttatttgctaactatttgaccaaaatctatataaaaagatgtaaaagtatttttagtaaacttgctcTTAAACTATGtgtaaaatattgatttttgtaaaattataagttttatttgttttataactagaatgttgacttatgcgaatctaataagtttacttgtttttccaaacttgaaataattatttttggtgaacttgttgaattttggaaatttatcCAAATGTTgcagtttaacttgaattttaattggcatgtttgattttgtgaagagaataaagttttatttattttaaagttggaaattttgattttgggaacttatttcaagagaaatagattttagtagctatttgtggaaaatactaatttggagactattaatagaatattaagttattagtgtgaatttagtgagctattaaaataaagttataaataaaatttaatgtgtaaaaattaagtaatgaacatataaagaagtaaaggtaaattaaacgttatgattaagaattatatcAAATAGATGAAGTTACCACCTAGGTTggtcaaagtcaaattcaaagtcaacttgtagtaataaaaatgtgatgtacttatGTGAAtgagtattgattgaatgaccctgatagtaaggtaatgtcgaaccatgaaccggcatgtaaaatcccggcgtccatGTTGGCCGGCACATAAAATGCAGTGTAAGATAGGGGGTTCGCTACCTATCTtatagagctcgagcataaatattgtattggaggggtgacgactcccaccacaattAGGGTTTAGGaatacggtcctcacctaaccagactcttacatatatcaggtgtcatattgatgtgcttgttgattagtgataaacttgattagtgttgatgctatgatgcatggtacggttatgagtattaaccaaatgaacttacttaagtgttaagattaccgaattgtataagtggcagtaacgtacttctgtcatgattgaaaatggtatcttaatgacttaaaagtatataacagaaaaagaatatggtaaaagtatacggtggtgtcaattaactataagttcgtacttaaattattattttgtaaatgtagcgtttaattttcgtattttgagctggataggaagttatgctcggcgttaagcgctgaccgattcaatcggctgtcatccgtatcatggatggcagcattttgcaggatttagttcaggttccgatccaggccacaacaattactatttatcgagaacttagttgctttttgtatctttattgatgacttaatgatgatgtatttttttttgagttatcagatgtaatattttacttttgttttaaacagttttagtttttatgatttatagtttttaatagTTCGGCATTTTAAGACTTCAgcaatattttttgtattaaacattattattaaatgttaattattatgtatcgagattgctgCTCCAATTACATATTAAAGTACGAAAGTTGATGTTTTAGCTAACTTTAGGGGCCAGGCCCTATTTAGAACAATTTCTCAATGAAACAATcttaaatgatatttttttgttgcaTCATGTCATATACAAAAAAATctgctttgtaaatcaccacaaaaagacaacaaatactaataaagtaaacaaaaaaggtaaattaaaatcttaaaagtcTTACCATATCAAATTCTTCCACATAAGAGTGATTTGCCAATATTACAAATCACTGTTATTTACTTAGACTACCTCAAgttatttacttaatttagtTCAATAAGTGTCGCCACTCAATTTGTATCATTTGTCACTTTGGGTTGTCTCACTCATTTTACACCATTCTCATATTTGAAAATGCactcttatttttttcttttactatCATCCATATATTATAActatcttttcattttattaacgCCATTTAATCTCTATCTTTATTTACTATTAAATACTAATATTTTTGTTGACAATAactcattttctcttttatgCTAATTCATGGAAGCAAATTAGTGGGACAAGAAGAACACTTTTATTGCAGAGTGAAGATGGTATCCAATTCGAAGCAATACGTCAGGATGTACGCATTTATGTAAACCATACAATGGTTCTATACTACTAGATTGGTGACCCATCAATTCTTGCAAGTGATAGTGTCCTCCTCAATCTTCATTCAATTGCTATAATATACTCCCATTttaaggtgttcattcgggtaatcGGGTGTATTTCGGATTATATGTTTTGGGTtggttaaaaattgatttttgtgcccacattgattttaaattaattttaaatcattttgaAGTCCGTCAAGTCAGGTTCGGTTACAGAGTCTAGTAAGTATTAGATCGTCGGGTCTGTTTTAAACACCTTTATTCCCTTCCTATCTTGCAAATTACATCATCTGCTTTTTgggtaaaaattaataatacagaaaattgtatttgaaaataagataaaaaaatagatgataaaaataattaattaagatgaAGAGAAAGAATAAATTTATGAGTAAGATTAAAAAAGATTATGAGATGAAGAAAAGAGTGCAAAATTAATTGTGatgaattaaaatgaaaaatagcggtaataattctaattattatAGAATGGAAAAAGCTAACAAACATTTTTTGGGTGTTTGTTAATAAGAATTTTGAAAGAGTAAAAttaagaaacaaaataaaagataaaaataatactataaaatcaaataagatcccacatgactatgttttaacttgtagattaataataaatacaaattaagagtaagagatgaatattGTCTGaaaagcaaatgagacgttAGTGTTAAATTGGAGGTAGTATAATTCAAGGTTTAAATATATTCTAACTTactatttaaaattgatttatatCTTTATTTACATGTCTCGGAGACGTTTATTAGCAAAATTTTTGTAGTTTCCCTTAACTCTCTTATACTCTTTACctagtttttattaatttattttcttatttataagtaatttatttatttctctttATTTGTGAAGGGTCAAGTTTGTATTGTATAATGCGGACTTATGGTTTTTCAGTCTCAGtcttttttattgtaaaaaataTCGTTTCTCGAGGAACTTTCTTGAGTTGAGGAATCTTTAGgcgcatttttttttatgagtatGGATTGCTACTTTCGTTCCCTTTTCATATCCTAATCTTAATTTCTATAAATGACATacactaaaaaaaattcaaatataaatatCTTTTAACTCTTGTAGTATCTTTTCGGAATTTATCCTTTTAAGTAATTCTTTCTCATCTTATACCTCATATAAGTTAAAAAAGAGCAAACCGATGGTGAAGTCATCATGTACGATGTAGTTGTGGTAATGCGTCACCATAGTCGTCATTTATGGCGGTTCTAAATAAACCTTGCTCACTTTGAGTCTTGAGATATATTTGGCAAACAACAAATAACTCGTTGGAATAATATGATTTGTTCATTAATTTTGATGGTGTtagataaataattaataattgattatAGTGATTGATTTGAAcagttaatttaattaattggtttGACTAACTGAATTTAAACCCGTTACAAGGTAAATATGTTCAAAACAGTTTATTGATAGCAATATAAGCTGCTTCACTCAAACAATTTACCACACACTAGAATTAGATGATTTGACCAGCACGCAaccaaaataagctaaaattgtcaAATATATTtgccttatttttatttttgatcttgactcacatttttatattatttctcatccatacatttaatttatcattacatttaattttaacttttcatCTCATACAAATATTTTccaatttttcataaaatatacccTATTTGTTCCATCAAAATTGccctattttcttttaaaatttgttccactaaatttaccttatttttatttttggacacgACTCACATTTTTTCACTATTTCTCATCCACGTATTTAAGTTATATTTCATTTCATCCACATACTTCTCTGACTTTCCATAAAACACCACCTCACTCATTTTCTTAATCACTTTAGAGAAACTGACTAGTCGCACTATTCCGTTTATTTAGCATCATTtgctattttaattatattttgcaCATTTAGTTTATTTATAATGACCCACCATCTGTACATTTAGTTGAAAACGTAACAATATCCGTATGCCAAAAAGATGTCATAATACGAGAACATGGTTTGTATATTACTAATAAAGGACGTCTCATAAACGTAATCCAATGGGTCACCCAATAAAATACTCCTCCAACTTGTTCatactttcaagtttcaacgcaacaacacatgacacataaaaatGACGCAAAAAACACATCACCTTCTATAAAGTGACATAATCTAGTGCGTAATTACGCTTCATTTCAGTTGACACTTGACAATGACATTCCTTTTCTGCTATAAACCCGTCGACTTACCATGACACGAGTCCATGTAATTAGtcaatttctctaattaatcattttaaaatcgtatgtgattactttaaaattataagttataaaTGTTCATTTTAACACGATAAGTATACATTGAGTCAGCTTAATAAAAATGATCTTACTAATTATCGCTAGACtgtatgaaaatttttaaaagtattatATATACTCTTTGCCTTCATTCTCAAACTTAAAACAACCCAATAGCAAAAAATGTACCAAGCACTTCCTTACAAGGCATGGGAAACAAAAAGTATTCAAAAATCATCACCATTGATTGTAAACCAAAATCTTACAATGTCATCTTCATCAAATCCGACGGTGGAGAAAAATCAAAACGACAACAACGATATCAAAAACTTGATTGATgaaaatgttgttattatttttggaaaatgtgGGTGTTGTATGAATCACGTGGTAAGGCGATTGCTAATTAGTTTAGGTGTTAACCCGGCTTTACATGAAGTGGACGAGCTCGATCAAGAGTTTGTTGTTGATCAACTCGAACGAGTCGGGCCCTTCAGAAACGATGCTGAAGGGCCCCACCCCGAACGTCGTATAAATTTTCCGACCTTGTTTATTGGTGGACGATGGTATGGTGATTTAGATTGGGTAATTGCTACTCATATTACCGGCGAATTGACTCCTATTCTTAAAGATGCAGGGGCCTTGTGGCTATAAATATAGGTCCATAACagatatttttaatgtttttctttattgtttttttttaattataaattaaataataattcaatGCTTGCATCATTAGAATGAATAAATGATTTTTACTTCGTTGTGCAGAaatatatttacaaattaaaggtGTGCAACGGGTCGGGCTCATTGGACTTTAGGCCAGATTTTTTAATAGACGGATTTTTAATGGATTAGACTTAAATGGCTGGATTTTTGAAGGGTTAAGgatttcaaattatttaatttgatattcgaaatccaattttaaaaataataatatatttatacaattttcaaaatagGATATTTCATAACTAAATATCTGAATCTGAATATTTGCAAAACCAAATATCTAAATATTCGAAAATAATGTATAAAAATTGCAATTTGCATGTCTTGGTGAATGGTAATATGATTAAGAAATGGAAACGGACAACTAATTAAAGAGGaacttaactttttttttttaggggaACATAACTTATCCACTTGCAACAAATATAAAGAAATTAAGTTTACTGCTAAAATTAATTGGTAGTATTATGACATACTCCTTAAACTTTGTAGTGAAGAGGATTTAGTGTATGTACTATAGATCAAACGATTAGCAAACTAACACttattttttctcatttcaAACGTTACGATATTGTCTTCTTTTTATTCACTTTTAATAACAACGAATAAAGTATTTTGACTTTTTTCGTCCAATTTTCTTATTCGCTGTTAGCAAAGTGAACAAATATCTAACTTTAATTTTGACATGAAAACGCttgttttggaaaaattttaaaatttaaatttctcaaaaacttattttgagaactcttttaaaatgttatttttttttcaaattttctaacaaATCCCACCGAAAACAATGTTTATAAAAAGTGTTAGCccccttaaaaaaaaattgaaactaataagtatttaagaaaaaaaaaatgatcttCGGGagaacttaatttcaaaaataagggTATTTATATCCGAGCCTAAGGTCAGATATATTTAtagttactaacagtgaacaaaaaaattaaattggtcaaaattgtttgttcgcagttattaattGCGAATAAAAGAGAGACAATGTTATAA
Protein-coding sequences here:
- the LOC130805797 gene encoding glutaredoxin-C9-like; this encodes MYQALPYKAWETKSIQKSSPLIVNQNLTMSSSSNPTVEKNQNDNNDIKNLIDENVVIIFGKCGCCMNHVVRRLLISLGVNPALHEVDELDQEFVVDQLERVGPFRNDAEGPHPERRINFPTLFIGGRWYGDLDWVIATHITGELTPILKDAGALWL